attgtttccttttccaTGGCCTACCAAAGATTTAAATTGGTTGCAGGGGTTTCATGGTGTGTTGCATcatatggatggttcagattttgcgCTCATATAATGagagatgagttctgaaaaagttctcactagttctcatgagaaccggtGTGCAAGTGAGCTATCACACACCTTCTTACATGAACACCTAtctgcacctttgcacacgtgtgatGGGCATAGAATCTAAAatgtccacgtgatgcggcaccccttgaaacctcacaagcaaaattttcagcctgatacaaaactctggtgagccatggcaaaaggaaacagtttcctcccttgatttacatttctctttgctatggccaactagagttttggattagaGGATTGGActgaaaattgggcccatagTATTTTAAGGGGTGTCGCATCACGTGGATCGTTCATATTTTGTGTCCATGACACGTGTAAAAGTGTGCACGGTTGCTCGTGCAAGAAGGTGCAAGAAGCACGGAACCGTAGAGCTGAACTAGAACAGAACCAGTTTTTTATGGTCAGATTCCGATTCAGTTCTAGATCGAGTGCAAACGCTTAGTTCCGATTCTGGTTTTCCTGGAACCATTGGGAACAGCTTGGtttcggtttcaccccagaaccggaccgaacggAACCGTGTGCAGCCCTGTTAAATCGGACATTCAAGTGAGGTCCAAGGACGGGTCTATCTCAGCCCACGAAAGGAATGGTCATCGTCAAACGCTAATAGGCGAGGTGCCATTCAAACCTGCTTGACTACCTAGTCCACAACAGCCATACGTCTCAATCTTCGACCGAAAACTGCAAGGTGCATGCATTATTATATTAACAGCTGGCAGGTGACCAGAATAATCTCGTCCGACCAGTGTTGATGAAGCTTCCTTGTACATAGCACAAGAAGGGCAGATGGGTAATTCTGACACATCTTCCACTACCCTTCTTAATAGAGGAAGTGTCCGTGAAGCAGGCCTTTGGGACAAAATAAAACCCGTGCAACAGAATCTCTATATATACACCCCACATTTCATAAAGCTTTAGACAAATTCACTTGCATTCCTTCAGAAAAATGCAGATAGGAAGTAGCGTTCAAATTCCTACCGGCGACAGGCACCGGAATTCTCCGGATACGTCAGTTTCCGGTAGCCAGTTGAAGAAGAGCATGAGTTTACATCACAATTCTCCCGGGGATATGTCAGTTTACGGTAGCCAGTTGAAGAAGAGCATGAGTTTCCAGAACAATTCTCCAAGGCCACGACAGACTTGTACATGCTCGCCGTCGGACCATACGGGTTCGTTCAGGTGTAATCGTCACAAGCCCATGGGCCCTACCAAGAGGCCGAGAAGGCGGTTCACAGGCAGAGAAATTCTGAGGATGGCACTCTCCCCACCAGTTCGACGGTCAGCCTCAGGTCACCGGAGGTGGAACTTTCGGTCGACACCGAGCCGTCTTTGTAACATGTCCATGGCTTGAATAACCAACACTTGTATATATAGTTTAACTGCAAGGACAGTTTGTGTCCACTCATTTCGGGATTTATAGGCAGACCTTATCATCCTCCCAAAAACTTTGTATACACAAAATGCCCACTACTTTTGGTTTCTGCGAAGAAAAAGCAAGGGCATATTTGTCAATGTGTTTATCGGTGTATGTACAGAAGATGTATATGAGATTCTTTGGATGTATATAAACATTCGTTGGGCGTATTTGCTCCTCTATCTGGACCTCGTTTGGCACCGTAGATCCGGAATATTTGGATTAGAAATATTCTGTATTTGAAATACCCTGGATTTGGAATTGGCACGGGGATTCAGAATCTCCTATCAACCAAAAGGAATATATTTGCATAGGTACTGTTTGACATAATGATTATAATaaatccattgaaatatatactttaatcgaaaatgatgaaattctaagtttaGGATGGGCCACAAGAATAGGATCACAACCTAGCaacttaaccattgatttacatgtacAATATTAGGACCGCATTGTTCTTTTTGTTGAAGTAATTTTAGTGGTGAAATTGATAATCAAAATGTTTTGAGAGGACCACATGTCCAATAGATTAGtagtctagtgatacacatgttacacatacaactcatGAGAAGATTTTAGATGAAATCCTAACTTCCACTTTGGATTTCAAATCCTCTCAATTTTAAATTCTCAATTACTTCATGGTGCTAATTTGACAAGGGATATGAATACTCATATATATAAtctcccaaatccatggtgccaaacaaccccacAAATGGTTTGAATTAAAGCACTTTTGCCAAcagtgattatttatttatttttgggtcgAAATCAAACAAAACAATTGGACATTTTAGTCTTAAAAAGTGATTTTGTATACATATATGTTGTGGGAGAATCTAAGCCGACCCCAATTGAAGTCAGCTCGACTTGGGCACAtctttggatggtttaattgagCTTCGTTCAAGGTCTGCTCAGCCAAACGAGTAGCCGCATCAAATACTTCATTAGGCAAGATAGCGAAGCTATAAAAGTCCAACCCACGGCGGGATATGGGCTCAGACTATTTAGACTGAACCAATTGCTAGTACTCGGGGCATGCCCATCTACAAATTGATTTGACATAATCTGAGCCCAGATAGGGTTAGCGATGCTCGGCTCGTCTGTCCTGCCTGAGTCCGGATGACCAATAGAGATAGTGCGGCTGAGCCGAGCTTAATCTGGTAACTCATGATGACATTAACCGTTGCACCACGATCATAGAGTAACTGACGACATCAGCACACGCACAGTTCCAGCCTAATGGCGGAGATCATACCGGGAATGACGAACATGTTCACTCCAATCAAATGGTATAAATAAGGGACTAATCTACAGGAACGGGTACACAAATTCTCTCACCTGAAACCCACCtatactacttagacccagattcctagcctaactttggcattggagggtctcctgctctagctagggtctcttTTGTTTTCCTCCTGTGCAAGCTTACAGGGCTCGGCACAAGTGCTCGAAGCTCGGCGAGGGTgagccagatttctgcatcaacgcATGTCTTGAGGGATAAATGCCTTATGCATCACAATGCAAGCTTTATAAAACCCAGATGCTACAAAATGTTATTAGAAATGGCTATGTCCTTATGAACTCATTTTAGCTTAGCTTGCCTGTACATGGAGGGACTTTTTCTTGACatttgttcttttcttattttgttttaaattttttacaTTTTATACAATCatgtaaaatatttaaaaatattattaattaattattaatCCAGTTGAGTTGGGTAGATCATGGTTGAACATCAAGTCGACTTGAATTTTTGAATTAAAACCTTCACATAAGACACACACGAAAATGGTCCATTATGAATAAAAATGGTCAATTGTCCACACATGAAAATTTGACCTCAtaggagcttcccatgaggtcaagcttagtggtccccaccatgatgtgtgttggatATCCACACGGTGCATTTGGTAGGTTCCCTCTAGGTCATGGAATGTgaaaaaaaatcatccatatataaagctcaagtggaccacaccatttgaaACCAAGGAAAATCATGCGTAAAACATTTAAAAGAACTTAGTGGGCTGACCCaagttttgaaatggcctgaaatttggtatgATTCAAGTGAGACAATGAATGAACTAGATATTCAAACCACATCTGGCAGCCCCTATATATAATTAGGAGGGTTTCAATGGAAGAGCATCCATTCTTATTTGTTGTCGTAGCTGTTGCCCACCTAAGTcattgattggcctgatttttaagccTACGGGTCACCGTAACCCAAAGGGGACCTACAAAATGCAGGGGCGTGCATGTACATCACACATGTTGAGGCCCCACAAAGCTTGAGCTCAGAGTACCATTTcatactatgcgctcgacctcacgataaggtcccgtgaggtcaagctgtgtgagccccaccgtgatgcatgtcgaccatcaacaccgtgcatttgatgggtcccctctaaattatgggaaatccaaaaaatcagccatatacggaactcatgttggccataccatttaaaatcatgtgaagacaccgttaaaacatataaaagcacttggtggggcctacctgagttttgaatgctgctgaaacttggtttgaaccatcatctaagtgggacacacataatggatggactggatttacaaaccacatcttgatgggcccaaaaaaatgattataaatattttaatggtgtacAGCCCcttcccacttctgtatgtggtgtggcccacaaaagtaacggattgatttgatttttgagaactaggcccacgatggaatgttgaatctgactgatggggtagatgttctaaacacatcacggtgcggcccacacagctcgacctcatgggacggactcgtgaggtcgagcgcataatacctttttccacacatatatatatatatatatatatatatatatatatatatatatatatataaagctggGCATGTCAGTCAATGCCAAACATTCAAGCCTGCTTGACTGCTCAGGCCGTTCATAACAGCCATGCGGTCTCAATGTTGACTGAAAACTGCAAGTTGGGTGCACTATTATTATATTAACAGCTGGCGAGTGACCAGAGTGCCCTTGGCCTACCCGTGTGGACGAAGCTTCCTTCCACGTAGCACAAGAAGGGTAGATGGGTAATTCTCACGCATCTTCCACTAACCTTCTTAAGAGAGGAAGGGTCCGTGAAGCAGGCATTTGGGACAAAACAATAGTAATTGCCTTTCAAAGCTATGCAACAGAATCTCTATGCATAAATAAAGCCAAAGAAAGCTACTATAACCCCAAATTTCATAAACCTTCAGACAATTCCACTTCCATTCCTTCGTATATAAAAATGCAGATAGGAAGTAGCGTTCAAATTTCCACCGGCGAGAGGCGCCGGAATTCACCGGATAAGTCAGTTTCCAGTCGCCAGTTGAAGAAGAGCATGAGTTTACTTCACAATTCTCTGGCAGATATGTCAGTGTCTGGTCGCCAGTTGAAGAAGAGCATGAGCTTCCACAACAATTCTCCATCAGCATCTCCAAGGCCACAGCAGACTTGTACATGCTCGCCGTCGGACCATCCAGGTTCGTTCAGGTGTAGCCGTCACAAGCCTGTGGACCCTACCAAGTGGCCGAGAAGGCGGCACACAAGCAGGGAAATTCTGAGGAGGGCACTCTCCCCGTCAGCATCAGGTCACCGGAGGTGGAACTTCCGGCCGATACCCAGCCGTCTTTGTAACATGTCCATGGCTTGAATAACCAACACTTGTATAGTGTAATGTCCACTCAATTTGAGCTTTTGGCTTCTATGAAGAAAAAAGctagggtatttttgtcatttaatTTATATGTAcgaatgatgtatatgttatacttTGGGTGTATTTGCTCTTATATTTAGACAATTGGGTTGCATTCAACCCTTTTTTCTCTAACAGTGTTTCATTTTTTTCAGTTGAAATGAAAGAAATCAATGGGACATTTCAGCCTTTATAAGGAATTTTGTATACATACATATCTTGAGAGATAAATGGCATGTGCATCACAATACAAACTTGTACAAGTCAAGTAAAatgtttttaaatataattaattaattattaatcCAGTTGAGTCAGGTAACGACGGCTGAACATCAAGTCAAGTTGAATTTTTGAACGAGGACCTGCAAGTCGTCAACACTATCAAATGAGTCCGGGGGCCTTCTTGGAAATTATGCCTGGTCCATGCACAACTGCAGGACCTTGCCGGAGGCCTTTATGgaatggtcaatcatatcattAGGGGATGGAATGCAGCTGTTGATGCTCGCGCTGTCACGCCCACTGATTTGTCAGCATAGCTTTAAAGTGTCGAAAGTGAAGCGGGCCTAGCAATTGGGCCCTACACAAGTGGATCACCTTTTATTGAAAATGACCCATGTTTGAAAAGTGCAGATAACCCTTTTTGGCATCATAGGGATGGAGAAAATCTGCCAAACATGTGACAGTAGGTCGCGTTTAGGCCTGACAGGCTAGACTCAGGCCCGGCCCAACACCTCCCTCTCTCCTATATGTTTGTTATGCTGCCTGGGCTTCTATTTTTTGATCATTTTTCTTAACGGGTtttcaaattaggaaaagaaaaaagaccgACTTCATGTTTGGCTTGGGCCAAACCAAAGACTCCACTAAAACAAGTATCTTTTAAAGTCTGACCTCCTTAGCTTTTGACAACAAAGCACGACTTGTTGAGGTGGGTGAGTAATGTAGAACGTGTGTCACAGAtatgttcctagcatggttgggtcAAAAGAAGGTGAATTGTAaattaaccataacttttgatccgagcaTCGTTACAGGGCgcgcaacctatcaatctttactgaagcGTGCCATCCAAAGTGACCCGACCCACAAGGTGGGTCACATCTGTCCGTTTTATCAAAAAAATACGCGCTTTCAggtcaaaaatgaatttttagaagattgattttttatttttatttatttatttttactgttTTTAATAACtccaaattttttaatattttcctatttttagagttttagattttcttcctatttagaaataaattgtaattatgCTAGGATTCTTCTACCAAAAgttaatttagaatttttatttttaaaaattgggctttagaagagttttattagaattataatttttattagagtcaaaattttgttatttttgataataacgaattttagtttatttttctttattactAGTGTAAGGGGACACATTAgataattattcatcaatcaatttcgaattttataaaatttattttctatttttcttgttttttttcctcgtggatttgaggaatctctatAAGGAGTTcgaagaagttccgtggattcgaaatagttatcccATTGGGGAAGACGGttctcgacctcatgtccttcccAGCATCAGTAAGACAATCTATTCCACACCTCCAGGCCGGGACTCTTAATCAAATCAAATCATGAGCAAGTTTTCCAGTGACTCGGCTCTCAGATTTTCATTGAGTCAAAGCCTGACTCAGCCCAAGTTGGGCAGAGCCACCAAGTTTTACAACCATACTGTGAAAAGGGCATTcaatgatccacaccattgatgcTATGGGCCCCATTATGGATGGCATGCTCCAAAAATCTCCTAGACAGAAAATTCCCGGTCCTTCGGTAGTTTGCATATATaacaaatagacagttaagaCAGATATTAGCCTTGTGTCCCACATTCCTCTGAACAAGGACCCAGATTTCAATACAAGGATCTTCCCCTCTTTGGCATTTTTGTCCCATGGGTCATCcacggtgaggcccatcatatcaactaGTCGGATCCTACTTGTAGTTAATGAAAACCGTACATGATGGATAGACTATCCTCCTGTAGATCATTTTGTTCAACTGGGGCCGTTGTTGTTCGGTGATCCCAACCGTCGATATAAAGGCCCCCATGTTGTAGGTCCATACATCCAAATGTCGTGGTTGGAGAGTTCATAAATTTGTGAGTAGGTGGGTAATAAACAAATGGTCGAAAAAGAAATGCAGCAACTCCCATTCAT
This region of Magnolia sinica isolate HGM2019 chromosome 1, MsV1, whole genome shotgun sequence genomic DNA includes:
- the LOC131242589 gene encoding uncharacterized protein LOC131242589, whose amino-acid sequence is MQIGSSVQISTGERRRNSPDKSVSSRQLKKSMSLLHNSLADMSVSGRQLKKSMSFHNNSPSASPRPQQTCTCSPSDHPGSFRCSRHKPVDPTKWPRRRHTSREILRRALSPSASGHRRWNFRPIPSRLCNMSMA